GCGCATGACGGCCGGGGTGTGGTGGCGGCGGATCTGCGCTCGCCGCAGTCACGCACACGGCGCGGACGACCTACGGGACGAGGCGCCGCCCTCACTTGCGAAGGGCGGCCGCAGCCTTGACTCGGTCATTGAAACTCCAGCCCCAAGCCGCTGGGCGGAAGGTCATCGTCGTCCGTGCCTGTCGGGCATGCTTTGGGGAGTGTGACTGATAGGCCGATGCTCTCCATCGCGGCTTGGAAGGGGACTCCGGGTGGTGTTGCCGCTGACCAAATCACGGAGGTGCAGGTGCTGGTGTCGCAGTTTCCCCCGAATGTGAAAAAGTCGCCGCTCTCCACGGCCTTGCAGCGGCACACAGCGTGTCTCGGGTTGCGCGGGTCGATTTCGCATTCCACGTCCAGACAGTTTGCCCATTGTGCTCGGGATGCGCAGGTCATGGTGCGGGTAAGGTGGTTGGTGTTTTGTGTCGAGAACGTCGATACCAATCTATTGCCGACTGGTGCCCGTTCTGCACATGACTTATAGCCGTAGGAGTAGCCGTATTCCACCACACAGCGGCAGATGAGGACGTTCGGGTCGCTCGGCGAGGGTTTGCAGGCGGCTTTGGTACACAGCGCGTAGCGCTGTTTGCAGAGCCATCCGCCAGCGAACTTCACTTGTTTTGGGCGCCAGTTCGCCCCGGTAACGCCGCGGGCCATCGCGCGGGTGGAGGTGACGGCGGGTACCATCGTGGCCGAGGCGAACAACAGTGCGCGTCGCGCGATCGTTGATCTACCACGCGGTTGGAGTGCCCTGGTCACCAGGTCGGCGATCTCTGCCGACCCAACTGCTGGCGCGGCGGCGAGGATCCGGTCGGTGTCGATCAGCAGTGCGCTGGGGGTGGCGGTCAGACCGTAAGTGGTGAGCAGCATTCGCTCTTCGTCCACCAGTAGGTTCCGCAGCCCGTGCTCACGTGAGAAGGCAACGCCGTCTGCGGCGGGCCCGCCGTTCACGATTGCGATGGTCAGCCGTTCTGCATAGGCCTGTTGCCACCGAGCCACCTGTGGCAGGAGTGCGTCGCACGCACCGCACGCGTGATCAGTGAAGAGAAGCAGGAGTGGCTGGTGCGCAGCGGCAAACAATTTGTCGAGAGTCCATACTTGTCCCGTTGCGTCAGGCAGTGAAAAGCCCGGTGTGACCATGCCCGGTCGCACTTTTCCGGATCGCTTGAGTCCCAGCACCATCCAACAGGTCGCTGCGATGGTCCCTAGGCCCGTGAAGAACCATGGGGCACGCCCGTCGGCTGCGACGAATCCCGCCGTAGCTGCGAGGAGCCCGTTGCGTGCGAGCGTGGCCCACCCGACCGGCGTGGAGCGTAGCCCTCCGAAGCAGTGGCACTCCGGGGCCCGGCCGCGTGCGATGCTCACCACGATGGCCAGGCAGAACGTCAGCAACAGTCCGAGCGCTCCAAGCGCACCGATTCTTGCCCATGGGTTGACGACAAGAGCCAGGGCTGTGACGAACTCGTAGGAGACGAGAAGGTATCCAAGCGGCTTCGCCGTTCGAGCTGGCAGGCCGAAGCTTGCGATCGCGCGAGGCAGTCCCTCGCGGTCCATGAGTTTGGCGATCCCCGCGACCCCGAAGACCGCAGCCAACACCAGCCGTGCTGCCAGGACCATGCCCGCTCACTCCCCATCGTTCTGGACGCCCTCCGGACGGAGCGCAGGCACCACGCACACATAACACAGCGCCCCGAACGACTCGTACCGCCTTGCGAGGCCGCGAACAACACTCCACAGGTCAGACTCACCCAGACGGCCGTGAACCCGGCGGCCGATCGACATCAATGGCGTCCATGGAAGGTCCTCGGCGGGTTCCGAAATTTCCCCAAGGCCAGGTAGTCAGCGTTTCCGCAGGAGCAACGGAGCTCCTTGCGGGACAAGCTGCCGTCGCACCGACGCCGTCGGGAACTTCCCCGACCTCACCGCGTTGATCCGTCTGGTCAGCGCGGTGCTGCCGAGCGGAACGACGAGTGGACCAAGGCCCGCCGCTACATGGGACTCGACCTGCTGACCAAGGCCCGCCTCCACCCCAGCGAGCCAGAAACCGACGAGACCGCCCTGCCCACCGAACTCACCGCATAGCCTCAAAACGAGATCACCGAGCGGCCGTCGATACACCACTCCCGCGGACGTGACCAGCACGTGGTGGAGAGCATCGCGGCCTTCCCGGCGCTGCTCCGCGCGACGGCCGGCTGAGTCGTCACGTCAGGCGGCGTGCGAATTGAGCTGGTGTCACATGGTAGTGCTTCTTGAAAGCGCGGATGAAGTGGCTGCTGTCGGTGAAATGCCAGAGCGCGGCGGCCTCGGAGACGCTGAGCCGTGATCCGGAGGCGGTGAGCACCTCGGCCGCTTCCTCCAGGCGTCGGCGGCGGATGTAGGCGCTGAACGACTCGTCCAGACTCGCGAAAGCCCGCTGCAAGGTTCGTACGGATACGTGCAGTTGCGCGGCTACCGCGGCCGGCGACAACTCGGCGTCGGTGAGCCGGGCATCGGCCAGGTCCTTGGCCGCCTGCGCCAGCGCCGGGGTGAAGGTGGGCTCGCGGTCGTCGAAGTGGTCGAGGATCAGCCCCTTGGCCAGTTCGAGCAGGGCGTTGCGAGACGCGTGCGCCCCCGCCGGGCTGAGCTCGCTCACGGTCCGCTGCACCACGCTGGTGTGTGCCATGAGGATCTGCGCTGCGGGCGAGGCGGCCTGACCGGTGCGCGGTTTCCCCGCGACCAGGGGCCGCAGAGCGTCGCCGGGAAAGATGAAGATGCGGGTGCCGATCACAGGCGTGGTGTGGAAGTGATTCTCCGTCACGACATGGTGCATGAAGTATGTGCCGGCCGAGACGTACCTGTCGCCGCCCTGATCGTGCGGGTCCTGCAGGGCCACCGCCCCGCGCAGCCCGACGTACAACCGGATCTGATCATGCTCGTACATTCCGACTGCCTGGGTGCTCACGGGTGAGGATGCCCAGAGTTCGTTGATGGCGGTGTCTTCCAAGGCCACCGACCGCATCGTTCCCTGGAAGCCGTCGACCGTGGGAGCGCTGAATTCCGGCAGCGGGTACAGGTCTCCCATGTGGTCGTTCCAGGTGTCGATGAACGGCTCCCACGTTCCTCGGCCGGTGCCGGTGGAGTCGGCGTCGACGGTGAACGTGCCCACCTTGCTGGCCGGCCCAAGGAAACGCGGCCTGCTCGTCATGTGTCCTCCGCCCCGATGAGGATGTCGCCGGAATCCCATGCTGTGTCGCGAAGGTACACCCCTTCTACGCACGGCTGTTCCTACGCTTGGCTGGCGCTTCAACCTCCACAACGATCTACCGTCTGCCGGCCGTGCCCGGCGCCGCAGACACCGTGCCTTGCTTCGCATGCGAAGCAAGGCGACCGCGACCCCTCGGGCGAAAGTGAGAAAACTATGAAGGCAGTGCGTTTCCACCAGTACGGCGACCCCGACGTCCTGCGTTACGAGGACGTGGAGCAGCCGGTTCCAGGCGCCGGGCAGGTGCGGGTCCGTGTTGCGGCGACGTCGTTCAACCCGGTCGACGCCAACATCCGCGCCGGTTTCATGCAGGGGCCGATCCCTGTGCCGCTGCCGCACTCGCCCGGCATCGACGTCGCCGGCACGATCGACGCGCTTGGCGAGGGCGTGACCGGCGTCCAGGTCGGTGACCAGGTCATCGGCTTCCTGCCGATGGCGGGACCCGGCGCCGCCGCGGAGTATGTCCTGGCACCGGTTGAGGCCCTGACGCCCGCGCCCAAGAGCGTCGCGCTGTCCGACGCGGCCGCGCTGCCGCTGGTGGGCCTGACCGCGTGGCAGGCGCTGTTCGAGCACGCCAAGCTGACCGCCGGGCAGCGCGTGCTGGTCAACGGCGCCGGCGGAGCGGTCGGCGGCTACGCCGTGCAGTTGGCCAAGCAGGCCGGCGCCTTCGTGATCGCCACGGCCGGTCCGCGCAGCAGCCGTCGCGTCAGCGCCGCGGGTGCGGACGAGATCATCGACCATACGACCGCCGACGTCGCAGCGGCGGTGAGCCAGCCGGTCGACGTCGTGCTCAACCTTGCGCCGGTCGAACCAGCACAGCTCGATGCGCTCCTCGGTCTGATCCGCCCCGGCGGTGTCCTGGTGAACACCACCGTGTGGATGCCCGCACCCAGCGACGAGGAGCGCGGCGTACGCGGCATCGACCTCTTCGTCCGTAGCGACGCGGACCAGCTGTCGCACCTGGCGGAGCTGATCGACGGCGGCGAGCTGCGGGTTGAGGTCGCCCAGTGGGTGCCGTTGGCCGAGCTGCCGGCCCTGCACGCCGACGCCGCCGCGGGCGCGCTGCCCAGTGGCAAGGTCGTCGTTGTTGCGTCCGACCGCTGACTCCCAACTGACTGATCCTCGAAGGAGGCGACCACGATGATCCCCGATGACGATCCGTCGCGCTCGCTGACCGTGGCGAACCCCGACGACCCCGGCACGACGTACATCTCGCTGGTGGGCGACACGTACGCCATGCTGGTCACCGGCGAGCAGACCAACGGCCGATACTGCCTGATCGACATGCACGTCCCCGACGGCGGAGGCCCGCCGCCGCACCGGCACGACTTCGAAGAGATGTTCACGATCATCGAGGGCGAGATCGAGTTCACCTTTCGCGGCGAGAAGCACACCGTACGGGCCGGGTCCACGATCAACATCCCGGCCAACGCGCCGCACAACTTCCGCAACGCATCGGGTGCGCCGGCCCGCATGCTGTGCATGTGCACCCCCGCCGGCCAGGACGAGTACTTCATGCGCATCGGTGACGTCGTCGCGGGCAAGGACGCGCCGCCGCCGCAGCTGTCGGAGAACGAGTTCGCCGAACGCCGCCGCCGCGCGGCCGACTTGGCCTCGACCTACCGAAGCGAGTTCCTGTAGCTCGCAGGCCCGGCAAGCCCGGCACCGGTCTGCCGTGGGCAAACTCGCCCTGACCTTGGGAGATCGTCAAGCGCACCGACGACATGACAGGGTTCGTGGTGCTCCCCAGACGCTGGGTGGCAGAGCGCACGTTCGCACGGTTGATGAACTCCCGCCGTCTGGCCCGGGACTACGGGACGTTGCCGGCCAGCAACGAGGCGGTGATCCGGTGGTCGATGGTCACCCGGATGAGTCGGCGTCTGGCACGGCCACGGGCTTCCGGGCCCCGATGCCTCCAGGAGGAGCCACCCGCGTTCTGCCAGGCGCCTGGCCCTGGAACGCACCCCCCTCGACCTTCGCCGGCGTCGTCCCGAGGCCCAGCTCCACCGCGATCTCCCTGGCCTTCACCGGTCCATTGCCCGCGGACCGGCGCTCCTCCAGCACGGCCAGAATCCGCTGGTGGTCGGGCGCGAGCACGGACACCGGCAGCCCGTCCCGCCAGGGCGGCACCACCGACCCCGGCATCGGTGAGAGCAGCGTTTCCAGCTCCGCCTCGGTCACGGCAGTCGTCTCGGAGGCGGACAAGGCCAGAGCCTCGACCAGTTCCCCCCTCGCGATCACCCGCCGATCCAGCTCGATCTCCGCGGCCTCCAACACCGCAGCCAACCGCGCGGCTTCCTCCCGCAGGCCCTCCACCCGCACCCGGGCAGCCGCCTCCCGCTCCTCCAGCATTCCCAGCACCGACGTCACCGGGCACCCCCCGGTCATGAAGCGGATACAAGACGCCGCATGTCTCCCTCACTCCGAGCAAAACCATGTCTGACCAGCAGAAATCAACGGATCACGTTCGGTTGAGACACGGAGTCTCAGACACACGCACCCCGAGCACTGCTTGGACGGCGGGCCGCCGAACCGGAAGGACGTCAGGGCCTTCATCCTTTGGACCCAGCAACGAGCAGCACCCGACTGATCTCCTCGGCGGCTGTCCGGCCCTGGTACTCCACCGGCGTCAGAGGTGACGTCACCCGCTCACCGTGGAACGGGCCATCGATCGCTGCGGCCGCACAGCCCGACGATGTGATCTCGTCGGCACAGCGACAAAATTCGGTCGCTGTGCCGGTGCGGGGGCGCGTGATTGTTCACGAGAAGTGGCGGCTCTGGCACAGATCTTGTGGAGCGGTCTCGGAGCGTCGCCGGAGCAGGGCCATCTTGCGACGCGGTTCGAATCCGGCTCGCCCGAGACGGTGCAGTCGGCCACTCCGACGCTCAGTGGCGCGCCATCTGGCCGGTGGTGACCGGGCGGGGCCGGGATCCGCAGGCGGGAGATGCGGCCGGGGACCAAATACCGTAGGTCCATGATCTTGTGGCGAGAAAGAACTTCTCGGCAGTGTGTCGATCGGTGGGTCTCCCGTTCGACGCTTGGGGAGAGGCGCGACCCGCGAAGCGGAATCCGGACAGGCCGCAGCTCTGTGATCAACAAGTGTTGTCCATTCGTCGACCGGTGGTGGGTTGCCGACCACCTAGCCGGCCGACGGACGTCCCAAGGAGAAACCATGCAGATCCGCGCCCGTATGAGTATGAGTGCCGATGGCTACGTGACCACGCCGAACGGCTGGCCCGCCCTGACCGCCGACCCCGCGTTCGTCTCCGGCGAAAGCCACGGTATCCGTGAGTTCCTCGATGACTGCGAGGCGGCGCTGATGGGGCGCACCACCTTCGAACCCGCGCTGACCAACAACCGCTGGCCGTGGCCGGACCTCGACGTGTTCGTGCTCGGCTCACGCCGTCCGGACGGCACCCCCGATCACGTCACGACCGACAGTGACCCGATGCGGCTGCTGGAGAAGCTCCGCTCGGCCAACCAGGGTGGCGACGTCCACCTCATCGGGGGCCCGCAGACGATCGGGACGTTTCATGCCATTGGCGCACTCGACACCCTTGAACTGGTCGTACTGCCGATGCTGTTCGGCGGTGGGACGCAACTGACACCCGTGCTCAGGCCCGACACCGGGCTGACCTTCCAGCGCGAACGTGCTCTCCCCGGCGGTTCAGTGGAGATCGTCTACTCCTGCCGGGGAAGTCGCACCGAACTTCCGACCAAGCCTGCCAGTCAACGCTGATCTCGGCCAGGACACAGGTCGTACAGGTGCGAGATAGCGAGCACACGGCCGCGGGTGGGCTGCGGAACCGCCCAGCAGGGGTGCCAGGAAACGGCCTTCCGAGCCGCGGGAGACGGTCGCTGCCCCAACTTCGTACGCCCAGCCGTTGGTGTCGTAACTGTCAGCCCCGGGGTGGGCCCGCGTTCCCAGCCGACGCGATCTGCTGATAGGGCGGGCACGGACGCCGACCGGTGGCACTGTGCAGGACGCACTCAACAAGGGAATCGAAAAGCTCGAAACCGGTGGCCAGGCAGCCCAGCGTGACTCCACGGACACCGTGCTCGCCGAACTCCCCCGGACGCGAAACGACCTGCGGGACACGAAGAACCGGCTGGCGGCCAGCCGCGACGAACTCAACGAAGACGTACGCGCAGCGATCACGCTTCTGCGACAAAAAGTCCAGAAGGTGAATGGAAAGACGCGATCGCGGCCCAGCCCGGGATGGCAACCGACGCAACGGCCCCGCTGGTGGAGGCCGCCGAACCGGCGGCCGCTGCCGTCTCGTACGCCGTCCCCCTCTCCCCCGGCGTCGCCTCAGGCGAGACCGCTGCGGGTGATTCGCTGCCCCCTGCGGCTGCTGGCGGCCCCGCCGCGGCAGACACTGATCGTCCGCCTGCCGGGCCGCTCCCCGCAGTGCCCGCTCAGCGCGCCGGCACGGAGGACGAGGCGCCGCCGGCTGGCCTCGAGGAGCAGGTGCGGCAGGCTGTTCGCACCGTTTTGGCCGACGAACTCTCCACCCTGCGCGCCG
This portion of the Streptomyces mirabilis genome encodes:
- a CDS encoding MauE/DoxX family redox-associated membrane protein, giving the protein MVLAARLVLAAVFGVAGIAKLMDREGLPRAIASFGLPARTAKPLGYLLVSYEFVTALALVVNPWARIGALGALGLLLTFCLAIVVSIARGRAPECHCFGGLRSTPVGWATLARNGLLAATAGFVAADGRAPWFFTGLGTIAATCWMVLGLKRSGKVRPGMVTPGFSLPDATGQVWTLDKLFAAAHQPLLLLFTDHACGACDALLPQVARWQQAYAERLTIAIVNGGPAADGVAFSREHGLRNLLVDEERMLLTTYGLTATPSALLIDTDRILAAAPAVGSAEIADLVTRALQPRGRSTIARRALLFASATMVPAVTSTRAMARGVTGANWRPKQVKFAGGWLCKQRYALCTKAACKPSPSDPNVLICRCVVEYGYSYGYKSCAERAPVGNRLVSTFSTQNTNHLTRTMTCASRAQWANCLDVECEIDPRNPRHAVCRCKAVESGDFFTFGGNCDTSTCTSVIWSAATPPGVPFQAAMESIGLSVTLPKACPTGTDDDDLPPSGLGLEFQ
- a CDS encoding helix-turn-helix transcriptional regulator: MTSRPRFLGPASKVGTFTVDADSTGTGRGTWEPFIDTWNDHMGDLYPLPEFSAPTVDGFQGTMRSVALEDTAINELWASSPVSTQAVGMYEHDQIRLYVGLRGAVALQDPHDQGGDRYVSAGTYFMHHVVTENHFHTTPVIGTRIFIFPGDALRPLVAGKPRTGQAASPAAQILMAHTSVVQRTVSELSPAGAHASRNALLELAKGLILDHFDDREPTFTPALAQAAKDLADARLTDAELSPAAVAAQLHVSVRTLQRAFASLDESFSAYIRRRRLEEAAEVLTASGSRLSVSEAAALWHFTDSSHFIRAFKKHYHVTPAQFARRLT
- a CDS encoding NADP-dependent oxidoreductase, which translates into the protein MKAVRFHQYGDPDVLRYEDVEQPVPGAGQVRVRVAATSFNPVDANIRAGFMQGPIPVPLPHSPGIDVAGTIDALGEGVTGVQVGDQVIGFLPMAGPGAAAEYVLAPVEALTPAPKSVALSDAAALPLVGLTAWQALFEHAKLTAGQRVLVNGAGGAVGGYAVQLAKQAGAFVIATAGPRSSRRVSAAGADEIIDHTTADVAAAVSQPVDVVLNLAPVEPAQLDALLGLIRPGGVLVNTTVWMPAPSDEERGVRGIDLFVRSDADQLSHLAELIDGGELRVEVAQWVPLAELPALHADAAAGALPSGKVVVVASDR
- a CDS encoding cupin domain-containing protein, encoding MIPDDDPSRSLTVANPDDPGTTYISLVGDTYAMLVTGEQTNGRYCLIDMHVPDGGGPPPHRHDFEEMFTIIEGEIEFTFRGEKHTVRAGSTINIPANAPHNFRNASGAPARMLCMCTPAGQDEYFMRIGDVVAGKDAPPPQLSENEFAERRRRAADLASTYRSEFL
- a CDS encoding dihydrofolate reductase family protein — translated: MQIRARMSMSADGYVTTPNGWPALTADPAFVSGESHGIREFLDDCEAALMGRTTFEPALTNNRWPWPDLDVFVLGSRRPDGTPDHVTTDSDPMRLLEKLRSANQGGDVHLIGGPQTIGTFHAIGALDTLELVVLPMLFGGGTQLTPVLRPDTGLTFQRERALPGGSVEIVYSCRGSRTELPTKPASQR